A DNA window from Pseudorasbora parva isolate DD20220531a chromosome 19, ASM2467924v1, whole genome shotgun sequence contains the following coding sequences:
- the LOC137048033 gene encoding uncharacterized protein: protein MPISTMFIRLTLLLLCCSISYSGATTVGKHVTGRVGGNATLPCDMEARDISHVSLGRLSKDIPVCQSEECQSRNWRIFKKGLCDIIIMALGLSDAGKYILTVYVNNVQERQIAFSLHIQGEISVNTGEQLKLDLLLTNVHKVETNSSGEWTEVWTRGHGVSSDRLNDSDGNLTINAFTSNDTGTYRVLDSEGETLITLTLTESGTGSDSKRTDDTEQHTATFWTLSVGLPLVLVLVLVLVGVIMFIVFRKHKCQNKSYSLGHQCPEDSGL from the exons ATGCCGATCTCTACCAT GTTCATAAGGCTGACTCTTCTGCTGCTGTGCTGCTCTATCAGTTATAGCG GAGCCACCACTGTAGGAAAGCACGTGACAGGACGAGTCGGAGGAAACGCCACACTGCCATGTGATATGGAGGCCAGAGACATTTCTCATGTTAGTTTAGGAAGACTGTCAAAAGACATCCCTGTTTGTCAGAGTGAAGAGTGTCAGAGTCGAAACTGGCGAATATTTAAAAAAGGATTatgtgacatcatcatcatggcTCTGGGACTGAGTGACGCTGGGAAATACATCCTGACCGTCTATGTCAATAATGTTCAGGAGCGACAGATCGCATTCAGTCTTCATATTCAGG GTGAGATCTCTGTGAACACAGGTGAGCAGCTGAAGTTGGATCTTCTGTTGACCAATGTTCATAAAGTGGAGACAAACTCCAGTGGAGAGTGGACAGAGGTGTGGACGAGAGGTCACGGGGTCAGCAGTGATCGACTGAACGACAGTGACGGGAATCTGACCATTAATGCGTTCACATCCAATGACACTGGAACATACAGAGTTCTGGACTCTGAAGGAGAAACCCTgatcacactcacactcacag AATCCGGTACAGGATCGGACTCAAAGAGGACGGATGACACTGAACAACACA CTGCAACGTTTTGGACTTTATCTGTTGGACTGCCTCTGGTTCTGGTTCTGGTTCTGGTTCTGGTGGGTGTGATCATGTTCATCGTCTTCAGGAAGCACAAGTGTCAGAATAAAAGTTACTCACTGGGCCATCAGTGTCCTGAGGACTCGGGTCTATAA